The following coding sequences are from one Nonlabens arenilitoris window:
- a CDS encoding DoxX family protein, which yields MEYFIIAIKAVVSISLLNVWLLQFNKSTKWRGGNAQNMIEEFRAYGLPAWMCYTIGFFKVTLSILLIASIWYPSIENVAAIGLALLLSGSISMHIRIKDPMYKSLPAAIFLAMCLIIALI from the coding sequence ATGGAATATTTTATTATAGCCATTAAGGCAGTGGTATCAATCAGTTTATTAAATGTATGGCTACTACAATTTAATAAATCCACTAAATGGCGTGGTGGTAATGCTCAAAATATGATTGAAGAATTTAGAGCATATGGACTTCCAGCGTGGATGTGCTATACCATAGGTTTCTTTAAAGTTACACTTTCTATATTGTTAATTGCTTCAATATGGTATCCTAGTATAGAGAACGTTGCTGCAATAGGTTTAGCCTTGCTTTTATCTGGATCGATATCTATGCATATAAGAATTAAGGATCCTATGTATAAATCATTACCTGCGGCGATATTCTTAGCAATGTGCTTAATCATTGCTCTTATATAG
- a CDS encoding heat-shock protein Hsp90 produces the protein MKKILLLGMLTIAMASCKNDQKEINIVEEESTTIVDSVEVEPISEFTAAIEMAHKKNLFLEKDGVQYDFSVAFGGNTIFEGVVTQKTDGSKIHMTKKDGSVIVFDGEQVYASSQDDLTNPMTRFHIFTWPYFFSMPYKLNDPGTIWEKEKDMKWGDTTIPTARLTFENGVGDTSDDWYEVYKNEENDVLQGVAYIVSYGKGVEEAEKEPHAAKYNEFVTIEGVPFATNWSFHNWTAQNGYTDQIGLATIKNINFVSKDDSFYAQPDGASVVSMPGE, from the coding sequence ATGAAAAAAATACTGCTTTTAGGTATGCTGACCATTGCAATGGCTAGCTGTAAGAATGATCAAAAAGAAATCAATATTGTTGAAGAAGAGTCTACTACTATAGTGGACAGTGTAGAAGTAGAACCAATTAGTGAGTTTACCGCAGCTATTGAAATGGCGCATAAAAAAAATCTATTCTTAGAAAAAGACGGCGTACAATATGACTTCTCGGTAGCCTTCGGTGGTAATACTATTTTTGAAGGTGTTGTTACTCAAAAAACAGATGGCTCTAAAATACATATGACTAAAAAGGATGGTAGTGTCATTGTTTTTGACGGTGAGCAGGTATATGCAAGTAGCCAAGATGATTTAACTAACCCTATGACTAGATTTCACATATTTACATGGCCATATTTCTTTTCAATGCCATATAAATTAAATGATCCAGGAACAATTTGGGAAAAAGAAAAAGACATGAAATGGGGCGACACAACTATCCCAACGGCTAGATTAACGTTTGAAAATGGAGTAGGTGATACTTCTGATGACTGGTATGAAGTTTATAAAAATGAAGAAAATGATGTGTTACAAGGTGTAGCCTACATTGTAAGCTATGGTAAAGGTGTTGAAGAGGCCGAAAAAGAACCGCATGCTGCAAAGTATAATGAATTTGTTACCATTGAAGGTGTCCCTTTTGCTACTAATTGGAGTTTTCACAATTGGACTGCTCAAAATGGTTATACAGATCAAATAGGTCTTGCAACCATCAAAAACATCAATTTTGTTAGTAAAGATGACTCTTTCTATGCACAACCAGACGGTGCAAGTGTTGTATCTATGCCTGGCGAGTAA
- a CDS encoding cold-shock protein, with amino-acid sequence MSKGTVKFFNDTKGFGFITEEGVDKDHFVHISGLIDEIREGDEVEFDLKEGNKGLNAVNVKVL; translated from the coding sequence ATGAGTAAAGGAACAGTAAAATTTTTCAACGACACCAAAGGATTTGGTTTCATCACTGAAGAAGGAGTGGACAAAGATCACTTTGTACACATTTCAGGATTAATCGATGAAATCCGTGAAGGTGACGAGGTAGAATTTGACCTAAAAGAAGGAAACAAAGGATTAAATGCCGTGAACGTTAAAGTTCTATAA
- a CDS encoding cold-shock protein, translating to MSKGTVKFFNETKGFGFITEEGVDKDHFVHISGLIDEIREGDEVEFDLKEGNKGLNAVNVKVL from the coding sequence ATGAGTAAAGGAACAGTAAAATTTTTCAACGAGACTAAAGGATTTGGTTTCATCACTGAAGAAGGAGTAGACAAAGATCACTTTGTACACATTTCAGGATTGATCGATGAGATCCGTGAAGGTGACGAAGTTGAATTTGACCTTAAAGAAGGTAACAAAGGATTAAATGCAGTGAACGTTAAAGTTCTATAA
- a CDS encoding DEAD/DEAH box helicase: protein MSTSIKNQEEILEKLGITQLNPMQEQALLTIPAYPNTILLSPTGTGKTLAFLLPVIDLLNADLNEVQLLIIVPSRELAIQIEQVIRDMGTGFKANAVYGGRPISKDKIELAHIPSILIGTPGRILDHLDRKSFSIDDIKTIVLDEFDKSLEIGFEREMGDIMDILRNVKKRVLTSATQNIRIPDFARIKNPKVIDYTATGIKELAIKKVSAPEKDKLKTLVELLRHIGNQPGIIFCNFKDTINYVSEYLSSHEIEHGLFYGGMEQQERERALIKFRNGTHQIIIATDLAARGLDIPELKYIIHYQLPLKAEEFTHRNGRTARMNATGTAYVLQWNKETVPDFITTEEVLVPVPKNTTLKTEWATVFISGGRKDKISKGDIAGLFFKQGELEKNELGIIELKQDCAFVAVPKKRLYEVIEKTNNTRLKKKKVRIYEL, encoded by the coding sequence ATGTCAACATCTATAAAGAATCAAGAAGAAATACTTGAAAAATTAGGAATCACACAGTTGAATCCTATGCAAGAGCAGGCTCTCTTAACGATACCTGCATATCCAAACACCATTTTATTATCACCTACGGGAACAGGTAAAACACTTGCTTTTTTATTACCTGTGATCGACCTATTAAATGCAGACCTTAATGAGGTGCAACTTTTAATCATAGTACCATCTCGTGAACTGGCTATACAAATTGAACAAGTGATAAGAGATATGGGAACCGGTTTTAAGGCCAATGCGGTATATGGTGGTCGTCCTATTTCAAAAGATAAGATAGAACTAGCTCATATACCTTCTATTTTAATAGGTACACCTGGTCGTATCCTAGATCATTTAGATCGAAAAAGTTTCTCAATAGATGATATAAAAACTATCGTGCTAGATGAGTTTGATAAATCTCTCGAGATAGGTTTTGAACGTGAGATGGGAGATATTATGGATATATTAAGAAACGTTAAAAAGCGTGTATTAACTAGCGCAACTCAAAATATAAGAATTCCAGACTTTGCTAGAATTAAAAATCCCAAAGTAATCGATTATACCGCTACTGGAATCAAAGAACTGGCGATTAAAAAGGTGAGTGCGCCAGAAAAAGATAAATTAAAAACTCTAGTAGAGTTATTAAGGCACATAGGTAACCAGCCAGGTATTATCTTTTGTAATTTTAAAGATACAATCAACTATGTAAGTGAATACTTGAGCAGTCACGAAATTGAACATGGACTATTTTACGGTGGTATGGAGCAGCAAGAACGAGAACGAGCTCTTATTAAATTTAGAAATGGTACACATCAAATCATCATTGCAACAGACCTTGCTGCTCGTGGATTAGATATACCAGAATTAAAGTATATCATACATTATCAATTACCACTTAAGGCAGAAGAGTTCACGCATAGAAACGGTAGAACCGCACGTATGAATGCTACTGGAACTGCATATGTATTACAATGGAATAAAGAAACCGTACCAGATTTTATTACAACTGAAGAGGTATTAGTGCCTGTCCCTAAAAATACGACCCTAAAAACAGAATGGGCCACTGTTTTTATTTCTGGTGGTCGTAAAGACAAAATATCAAAAGGTGATATCGCTGGTCTATTTTTTAAACAAGGTGAATTAGAGAAAAATGAATTAGGGATTATTGAATTAAAACAAGATTGTGCCTTTGTAGCAGTTCCTAAGAAAAGACTATACGAGGTGATTGAAAAGACTAATAACACGCGTTTGAAAAAGAAAAAAGTGCGTATTTATGAACTTTAG
- a CDS encoding MBL fold metallo-hydrolase has protein sequence MLWTILTIIIILVAFYFLFVNYYPTFGGDVNDDKQRLYQSSSNYSDQKFRNIDASVPAELGLSKTLGLAYKFFTTKVPNGAPLNDLKVIKVDLEHIKKQDSTQLIWFGHSAFYLKMNGKHILIDPMFGKVAAPHPWLGANRFNSHLPIEIKDLPDIDAVIISHDHYDHLDYDSIKALKEKVSHYYVPLGVSVHLEAWGIKANTITELDWWQETVIGDLQLICTPAQHFSGRKIGAEQSTLWSSWILQNNDESLFFSGDSGYSTHFKSIGEKYGPFDLALMECGQYNEMWSDIHMMPEETAQAGVDLNARAIMPIHWAGFKLALHDWRDPVERVTTAGNALNLPVITPQIGAVIHLNDSPREFRKWWKKDFLEE, from the coding sequence ATGCTTTGGACCATACTTACTATCATAATCATACTTGTCGCATTCTATTTTTTATTTGTCAATTATTATCCAACTTTTGGAGGTGATGTAAATGACGATAAACAACGTTTATATCAATCTTCATCAAACTATTCTGATCAAAAATTTAGAAATATTGATGCTAGCGTACCAGCAGAATTAGGTTTAAGTAAAACTTTAGGTCTCGCTTATAAGTTCTTTACTACTAAGGTTCCTAACGGTGCACCACTAAATGATTTAAAAGTTATAAAGGTAGATCTAGAGCACATTAAAAAACAAGATTCTACTCAGTTGATATGGTTTGGACATTCAGCGTTTTATTTAAAAATGAATGGTAAACATATCTTGATAGACCCTATGTTTGGAAAAGTAGCAGCTCCACATCCATGGTTAGGTGCAAATAGATTTAATAGTCACTTGCCTATTGAAATTAAAGATTTACCTGACATTGATGCTGTCATTATATCACACGATCATTATGATCATCTAGATTATGATTCTATAAAAGCATTAAAAGAAAAAGTCTCTCATTATTATGTGCCTTTAGGTGTTAGCGTTCATTTAGAAGCTTGGGGAATTAAAGCAAATACAATCACAGAATTAGACTGGTGGCAAGAGACCGTTATAGGTGATCTTCAACTAATCTGTACACCAGCGCAACATTTTTCTGGTAGAAAGATAGGAGCAGAGCAAAGTACCTTATGGAGTAGCTGGATCCTTCAAAATAATGACGAAAGCCTCTTTTTTAGTGGTGATAGTGGTTATAGTACACATTTTAAAAGCATAGGAGAAAAATACGGCCCATTTGATCTTGCATTAATGGAGTGCGGTCAGTATAACGAGATGTGGTCTGACATTCATATGATGCCTGAAGAAACTGCTCAGGCTGGTGTTGATCTCAACGCTCGCGCTATTATGCCTATTCATTGGGCAGGATTTAAACTTGCATTACATGATTGGAGAGATCCAGTAGAACGTGTAACCACCGCTGGTAATGCGTTAAATTTACCGGTCATCACGCCGCAAATAGGTGCTGTAATTCACCTCAATGACTCACCTAGAGAGTTTAGAAAATGGTGGAAAAAGGATTTTCTAGAAGAGTAA
- a CDS encoding glycosyltransferase family 9 protein translates to MASSKKVNNYRRKIMKSLTRKLGKRHEPVPGDLKDLNDVKRVLIVRTNHRLGNLILITPLVQEVIRTFPNAKIDLIVQGFLGPIIFDNYKEVDQIIRLPKKPFKNLKDYIKRASSVRKYKYDFAINAVIGSSSGRLYTQMAYAKYKVFGEEGQDFSTQYDDGKHIAKEQVYAFRNYMSQLGFPEKDIPVPNLSLKLTDEESQRGLQKLREIADESKKTISIFTFATGDKCYKPDWWIPFYKRLQLEYPDYHIVEILPYENVSQIDFTAPSYYSKDIREIAAFISHTDVWIGADCGIMHLASASGAPVVGLFSRTNRHVYEPFNGKSFSLFTCDLTYDEIINAVDGVIK, encoded by the coding sequence ATGGCATCTTCTAAAAAAGTCAATAATTATCGCAGGAAAATCATGAAATCTCTAACGAGAAAGTTAGGGAAGAGACACGAACCTGTACCAGGTGATTTAAAAGATCTTAATGATGTTAAAAGAGTATTAATCGTACGCACTAATCATAGATTGGGCAATCTTATTTTAATAACTCCATTAGTACAAGAAGTCATACGTACTTTTCCTAACGCAAAGATTGACTTAATTGTTCAAGGATTCTTAGGTCCTATAATATTTGACAATTATAAAGAGGTAGATCAAATCATAAGACTTCCCAAAAAGCCTTTTAAAAATTTAAAAGACTATATTAAAAGAGCGTCTTCAGTACGAAAATATAAGTATGATTTTGCTATAAATGCTGTGATAGGTTCCTCTTCTGGACGTTTGTATACACAAATGGCATATGCTAAGTATAAAGTCTTTGGAGAAGAAGGTCAAGATTTCAGTACACAGTATGATGATGGAAAACACATCGCAAAAGAACAGGTCTATGCTTTTAGAAACTACATGTCTCAATTAGGTTTTCCTGAAAAAGATATACCGGTACCTAACTTGAGTCTTAAGCTTACCGATGAAGAGTCACAGCGCGGACTTCAAAAATTACGTGAAATTGCAGATGAGTCTAAAAAAACCATCTCCATTTTCACTTTTGCTACTGGTGATAAGTGTTATAAGCCAGACTGGTGGATTCCTTTTTATAAAAGACTACAACTAGAATATCCTGATTATCATATTGTTGAGATATTACCCTATGAGAACGTATCTCAAATCGATTTTACTGCGCCTTCATACTACAGTAAAGATATTAGAGAAATCGCTGCATTTATATCACATACAGATGTTTGGATAGGTGCTGACTGTGGTATCATGCATCTAGCTAGTGCATCTGGAGCACCGGTTGTAGGCTTATTTTCAAGAACAAATCGTCATGTTTATGAACCTTTTAATGGCAAAAGTTTCTCTTTATTCACCTGTGATTTAACCTATGATGAAATCATTAATGCCGTAGATGGCGTTATTAAATAA
- a CDS encoding EamA family transporter, whose product MEKKPALIILSFFAVYVFWGSTYLWNKMAVTELPPFMLASIRFTTASAIIFIIAIASGKKLTITKKQFLNTVLAGFLFLAYGNGVFVWALKYVDSGFASLLASLQPLVLLLMMRFVQRKALKIKSIVGVLLGLIGMYLLVSQKGLQMQEDSWIGILMIMTCIISWSAGSLFVAKADTPSNFFITTGYQMLSAGAILAIGSWAFDESWSGPMSWQVNTQISILCLILFGSIAAFTAFNYLLKVVSTEKVATSSYVNPIIALLLGWYFLNETITIQSMAAAAIMLTGVYFINSRKVR is encoded by the coding sequence ATGGAAAAGAAACCGGCTTTAATCATTTTATCATTTTTTGCAGTTTACGTCTTTTGGGGTTCTACTTATTTGTGGAATAAAATGGCGGTGACAGAACTTCCTCCGTTTATGTTAGCCTCTATAAGGTTTACTACAGCTAGTGCCATTATATTTATCATTGCTATTGCTTCTGGTAAAAAGCTTACGATAACAAAAAAGCAATTTCTCAATACAGTATTAGCAGGTTTTTTGTTTTTGGCTTATGGTAATGGTGTCTTTGTATGGGCGCTAAAATATGTGGATAGCGGTTTTGCCTCACTATTAGCATCTCTACAGCCATTAGTCCTATTATTGATGATGCGCTTTGTGCAACGCAAGGCGTTAAAAATCAAATCTATAGTAGGCGTTTTGTTAGGTCTTATAGGTATGTATTTGTTAGTTAGCCAGAAAGGTTTACAAATGCAAGAAGACAGTTGGATAGGTATACTTATGATCATGACTTGTATTATAAGTTGGAGTGCTGGTAGTTTATTTGTAGCAAAAGCAGACACACCTTCTAATTTCTTTATCACCACCGGATATCAAATGTTAAGTGCCGGCGCTATTCTAGCTATAGGTAGTTGGGCTTTTGATGAAAGTTGGTCAGGACCTATGAGTTGGCAAGTCAATACACAAATTTCTATACTATGTCTCATTCTATTCGGCAGTATAGCGGCTTTTACAGCGTTTAATTATTTACTTAAAGTAGTGAGCACAGAAAAAGTCGCCACTTCTTCATATGTAAATCCTATAATAGCACTATTACTAGGATGGTATTTTCTCAATGAGACTATTACCATTCAATCTATGGCTGCTGCTGCGATCATGCTTACTGGCGTTTATTTTATTAATAGTCGTAAGGTGAGATAG
- a CDS encoding SDR family NAD(P)-dependent oxidoreductase, with amino-acid sequence MAESKSSQQPLSPEEIQQCIDILNRLNTDTNEIFEIPMERRIELIKQAGLLSRPSRDEYKRRKKDAVKAAKRKQATRDKHARKETGIRSAREASVFVAPQILLQQELEQKDPGELSTPRNCYVCKTLFTKLHHFYDQMCTDCGDFNYAKRFQTADVKGQVALITGSRLKIGYHISLMLLRGGATVIATTRFPADSALRFSKEPDYNDWAHNLKIHGLDLRHIPSVEIFCNFIEQRYEKLDILINNAAQTVRRPSGFYAHLMPNENLDYSELPPYAQELLKDHQECLAEIKALSPAASSNKNMPVTWHGPEPGIGLRASAQLSQIPYSFDKALSAPEVFPEGQLDADLQQVDLRKTNSWRLKLGEIETTEMIEVQLVNSVAPFVLCNRLAEVMKKENTGKKHIINVSAMEGKFHTFFKEDRHPHTNMAKAALNMLTHTSAGTLAKDGIYMNAVDTGWVTDEDPAELSKRKQELHDFQPPLDIVDGAARVLDPLFDGINTGKHWCGKFLKDYRPISW; translated from the coding sequence ATGGCAGAATCTAAATCATCTCAACAGCCTTTATCTCCAGAAGAGATACAGCAATGTATTGACATTCTTAATAGATTAAATACTGATACAAATGAGATTTTTGAGATACCTATGGAGAGACGTATCGAACTGATCAAACAAGCAGGATTGCTCTCTAGACCTAGTCGCGATGAATATAAAAGACGCAAGAAAGATGCTGTAAAGGCAGCAAAACGTAAGCAAGCCACTAGAGATAAACATGCTCGTAAAGAAACAGGTATACGTAGTGCGAGAGAAGCAAGTGTTTTTGTAGCACCACAAATTTTATTACAACAAGAATTAGAACAGAAAGATCCAGGTGAATTGAGTACACCTAGAAATTGTTATGTCTGTAAAACCTTGTTTACTAAACTGCATCATTTTTATGATCAGATGTGTACTGATTGTGGTGATTTTAATTATGCAAAACGTTTTCAAACCGCTGACGTAAAAGGTCAGGTTGCTTTAATTACTGGCTCAAGATTAAAAATAGGCTACCATATATCTTTAATGTTATTACGTGGTGGTGCTACAGTCATAGCAACAACACGTTTCCCAGCAGACAGTGCTCTGCGTTTTTCAAAAGAGCCTGATTATAATGATTGGGCTCATAATTTGAAAATTCATGGTTTAGATTTAAGGCATATTCCTAGTGTAGAAATCTTTTGTAACTTTATAGAACAGCGTTATGAAAAGTTAGATATTCTTATCAATAACGCAGCACAAACGGTACGTAGACCTTCTGGTTTTTATGCACACCTAATGCCTAATGAAAACCTCGACTACAGTGAGTTACCACCGTATGCTCAAGAATTACTTAAGGATCATCAAGAGTGTCTTGCAGAAATCAAAGCTCTTTCTCCAGCAGCCTCATCAAATAAAAATATGCCAGTTACATGGCATGGACCAGAGCCAGGAATTGGTTTGAGAGCCAGTGCTCAACTTTCACAAATTCCTTACAGTTTTGATAAAGCCTTAAGTGCTCCTGAAGTATTTCCAGAAGGACAACTCGATGCAGATTTACAGCAAGTTGATTTAAGAAAAACCAATAGCTGGAGATTAAAATTAGGAGAAATAGAAACTACTGAAATGATTGAAGTTCAGTTAGTAAATTCTGTCGCACCTTTTGTACTATGTAACCGCCTGGCAGAGGTAATGAAGAAAGAAAACACCGGTAAAAAGCATATTATTAATGTAAGTGCGATGGAAGGCAAGTTTCATACTTTCTTTAAAGAAGATCGTCATCCACATACTAATATGGCCAAGGCAGCTTTAAATATGTTAACACATACATCTGCAGGTACACTTGCAAAAGATGGAATATATATGAACGCCGTTGATACTGGATGGGTGACTGATGAAGATCCTGCAGAGCTATCAAAACGTAAACAAGAATTACACGATTTTCAACCACCACTCGATATTGTAGATGGAGCAGCACGTGTATTAGATCCTTTATTTGACGGTATAAATACAGGAAAACACTGGTGTGGTAAGTTTCTTAAAGATTACAGACCTATAAGCTGGTAA
- a CDS encoding KTSC domain-containing protein translates to MKRINQYKKMFNVEKTIDLKELKKSYRNLVKEWHPDKFQDGDDKKEEAEVMSRQIIDGYHFLVSIAPETKEANLEAYTETITNTGIEDFDHKGQVLEVTFTDGSTYEYFGVQKPVFRKLVNADNRYRFGKRNIFSNYLYRKSKKDQDQDQA, encoded by the coding sequence ATGAAGCGTATTAATCAGTACAAGAAGATGTTCAATGTTGAAAAAACCATTGACCTTAAAGAACTTAAGAAAAGTTACCGTAATCTTGTAAAAGAATGGCATCCAGATAAATTTCAGGATGGAGATGATAAGAAGGAAGAGGCAGAGGTGATGAGCCGTCAAATAATTGATGGATACCATTTTCTAGTTAGTATCGCACCAGAAACTAAGGAAGCAAATCTTGAAGCCTATACTGAAACTATTACTAATACAGGAATTGAAGACTTTGATCATAAAGGTCAGGTTCTTGAAGTTACCTTTACAGATGGATCAACTTATGAATACTTTGGTGTTCAAAAACCTGTTTTCCGTAAGTTAGTAAATGCAGATAACCGTTACAGATTTGGTAAACGTAACATTTTTAGTAATTATCTTTATCGCAAGTCTAAAAAGGATCAAGACCAAGATCAAGCATAA
- the lpxD gene encoding UDP-3-O-(3-hydroxymyristoyl)glucosamine N-acyltransferase, translated as MNSFTAQQICDVLEGALIGSTTQKITGIEEIRKASKTDLTFIGNKKYAKFWADSKASIAIISENIELAPGDNRCLIKVKNADLAMANMLEAFLPPTPVFDTDIHPTAVIHETASIGKGVQIGAHCYIGKNVKLGDGVVLYHNVSVFDDTIIGPQTVAWSGTVIRERSQIGAQCIFHNNVSIGADGFGYRPADDGRGLVKIPHIGNVIIGNGVEIGANSCVDRAKFNSTIIGDGCKIDNLVQIAHNCILGRCCIMAGHSGLAGSVTLGDGVIIGGSASIKDHTTIESGATVGAGSGVMNNVAAGKTVLGYPATDSREMLKQWVALRKLAKQ; from the coding sequence ATGAATTCATTTACTGCTCAACAGATTTGTGATGTGTTAGAAGGAGCCCTTATAGGTTCTACTACCCAAAAAATTACAGGAATAGAAGAAATAAGAAAAGCGTCTAAAACTGATTTGACCTTTATTGGGAATAAAAAGTATGCAAAATTCTGGGCAGATTCTAAGGCATCCATAGCGATAATTAGTGAAAACATAGAATTAGCACCTGGTGATAATCGATGCTTGATCAAAGTAAAAAACGCAGATCTAGCGATGGCAAATATGTTAGAGGCATTTTTACCGCCTACACCTGTTTTTGATACAGATATTCACCCTACCGCTGTCATACATGAAACAGCAAGTATAGGTAAAGGAGTTCAAATAGGTGCACATTGCTACATAGGTAAAAATGTGAAGTTAGGTGATGGTGTTGTCCTGTATCACAATGTAAGTGTATTTGATGATACTATTATAGGACCGCAAACCGTTGCATGGTCTGGAACAGTTATAAGAGAACGCTCACAAATAGGTGCACAATGTATATTTCACAATAATGTAAGTATTGGTGCAGACGGTTTTGGCTATCGTCCAGCAGATGATGGTCGTGGACTGGTTAAAATTCCGCACATAGGTAATGTGATAATAGGGAATGGTGTAGAAATAGGTGCAAATTCTTGTGTAGATAGAGCTAAGTTTAATTCAACGATTATAGGTGACGGTTGTAAAATAGATAACCTGGTCCAAATTGCACACAATTGTATACTAGGTAGATGTTGTATCATGGCTGGACATAGTGGTCTTGCAGGTTCTGTAACTTTAGGTGATGGTGTTATTATAGGTGGTAGTGCTTCTATTAAAGATCACACCACCATCGAGTCTGGTGCTACAGTAGGAGCAGGTAGTGGTGTAATGAATAATGTGGCTGCTGGTAAAACAGTACTAGGTTATCCAGCTACTGATTCTCGAGAAATGCTTAAACAATGGGTTGCATTGCGCAAGCTTGCTAAACAATAA
- a CDS encoding NAD(P)-dependent alcohol dehydrogenase codes for MKEVKAYGAQDKDAPLKEMNINRRDLLDNDVSIDIMYCGVCHSDIHAKLNDWGNAKYPIVPGHEIIGKVTAIGSNVSKYQVGDLVGVGCMVDSCQECSACKEDQEMWCENGSTSTYNSKDPHLGGHTLGGYSKVIVVREEFVLKVPTNLDTKAVAPLLCAGITTYSPLKHWNVKKGDKVGIVGLGGLGHMGIKFAAAMGAETVMITTSEEKAKDAKRLGANQVIISKDENQMKEHNDSFDFILNTIPVGHDVNPYLALLKRDCTMCLVGAIEPLENVHGANLILRRKKLAGSLIGGIKETQEMLDFCGEHNITSDIEMIDMQDINNAFERVQKNDVKYRFVIDMETL; via the coding sequence ATGAAAGAAGTAAAAGCATATGGTGCACAAGATAAGGATGCGCCTTTAAAAGAAATGAATATCAACAGACGTGATCTACTAGACAATGATGTATCTATTGACATTATGTATTGCGGTGTATGTCATAGTGATATACATGCAAAACTTAATGACTGGGGAAATGCAAAATATCCTATCGTACCTGGTCACGAGATCATAGGTAAGGTAACAGCCATAGGTAGTAATGTATCAAAATATCAAGTTGGTGACCTAGTAGGAGTAGGTTGTATGGTAGATTCTTGTCAAGAGTGCAGTGCTTGTAAAGAAGATCAAGAAATGTGGTGTGAGAATGGTTCTACCAGTACTTATAACAGTAAAGATCCACATTTAGGTGGTCATACTCTAGGTGGATATTCAAAAGTAATTGTCGTGAGAGAAGAGTTTGTCCTTAAAGTACCTACTAATCTTGATACCAAAGCGGTAGCACCTCTTTTATGTGCAGGTATAACAACTTACTCGCCATTAAAACACTGGAATGTAAAGAAAGGTGATAAAGTAGGAATCGTAGGTTTAGGTGGACTAGGACACATGGGAATCAAATTTGCTGCTGCAATGGGAGCAGAAACAGTAATGATTACCACGAGTGAAGAAAAAGCAAAGGATGCCAAAAGACTAGGAGCTAATCAAGTAATTATTTCAAAAGATGAAAATCAAATGAAAGAGCACAATGATTCTTTTGATTTTATTCTTAACACCATACCGGTAGGCCATGATGTTAATCCATATCTAGCCTTGCTAAAAAGAGATTGTACGATGTGTCTAGTAGGTGCTATTGAACCGTTGGAAAATGTACATGGTGCAAATCTTATTTTGAGAAGAAAAAAATTAGCAGGATCATTAATAGGAGGAATTAAGGAGACTCAAGAAATGTTAGATTTTTGTGGAGAACACAACATCACATCAGATATAGAAATGATTGATATGCAAGATATTAATAACGCCTTTGAACGCGTTCAGAAAAACGATGTAAAGTATCGTTTTGTTATTGATATGGAGACATTGTAG